In one Rhea pennata isolate bPtePen1 chromosome 15, bPtePen1.pri, whole genome shotgun sequence genomic region, the following are encoded:
- the UBE2I gene encoding SUMO-conjugating enzyme UBC9, whose translation MSGIALSRLAQERKAWRKDHPFGFVAVPTKNPDGTMNLMNWECAIPGKKGTPWEGGLFKLRMLFKDDYPSSPPKCKFEPPLFHPNVYPSGTVCLSILEEDKDWRPAITIKQILLGIQELLNEPNIQDPAQAEAYTIYCQNRVEYEKRVRAQAKKFAPS comes from the exons ATGTCTGGCATAGCCCTCAGCAGACTTGCACAGGAGAGaaaagcctggagaaaagatCATCCATTT GGATTTGTAGCAGTACCTACAAAAAATCCAGATGGCACAATGAATCTAATGAACTGGGAGTGTGCTATTCCAGGAAAGAAAGGG ACACCGTGGGAAGGAGGCTTATTTAAACTACGGATGCTTTTCAAGGATGACTACCCTTCTTCACCCCcaaaat GTAAATTTGAACCACCATTATTCCATCCGAATGTGTATCCTTCAGGCACAGTGTGTCTCTCCATCTTAGAGGAAGATAAGGATTGGAGGCCAGCAATCACAATTAAACAG ATCTTGTTAGGAATACAAGAACTTCTAAATGAACCAAATATTCAAGATCCAGCTCAAGCAGAGGCTTACACAATTTACTG CCAAAACAGAGTGGAATATGAAAAAAGGGTTCGAGCACAAGCCAAGAAGTTTGCACCATCATAA